In Fructilactobacillus cliffordii, a single genomic region encodes these proteins:
- the cmk gene encoding (d)CMP kinase, with amino-acid sequence MHQKGLQVAIDGPASAGKSTVAKIVAQRFAYVYVDTGAMYRTVTLVALQAGVDLSDEERVLQLLEQTQITFQPGEPVQHVFANQQEVTEAIRSELVTNNVSTVAALPKIREALVDRQREIARAGGVVMDGRDIGTTVLPDADVKIFLVASVNQRAERRYLENQAKGITTSLADLQAEIAERDYKDSHRTVSPLKKAADAVEIDTTTLSIEQVVNQIAELMQQKLQETKNK; translated from the coding sequence ATGCACCAAAAAGGATTACAAGTTGCCATTGACGGACCAGCATCAGCTGGAAAAAGCACCGTGGCCAAGATTGTGGCTCAACGGTTTGCGTATGTATATGTAGATACGGGAGCCATGTATCGAACTGTTACCCTTGTAGCATTACAGGCTGGGGTGGATTTATCTGACGAAGAACGAGTTTTACAATTATTAGAACAAACCCAAATTACGTTTCAACCAGGCGAACCGGTCCAACATGTATTTGCTAATCAACAAGAAGTAACAGAAGCCATTCGTTCGGAACTAGTAACTAATAACGTTTCAACGGTTGCGGCGTTGCCAAAAATTAGAGAAGCCCTGGTAGACCGCCAACGAGAAATTGCCCGAGCCGGTGGAGTAGTAATGGATGGCCGCGACATTGGTACGACGGTCCTTCCAGATGCAGATGTTAAAATATTCTTAGTTGCTAGTGTTAATCAACGGGCTGAGCGCCGTTATTTAGAAAATCAGGCGAAGGGCATTACGACTAGTCTAGCCGATTTGCAGGCGGAAATTGCCGAGCGTGATTATAAAGATTCTCATCGAACTGTTTCTCCTCTGAAAAAAGCTGCAGACGCAGTTGAAATTGATACAACGACTCTTTCCATTGAGCAGGTGGTAAATCAGATTGCTGAATTAATGCAGCAAAAGCTCCAGGAAACAAAAAATAAGTAA
- a CDS encoding ECF transporter S component: MKTNNQELKRMVIIAMLSAIAYLLMFVSFPILPYVPFLKLDFSDVPILLGLFMLGPVGAIEITILKLFLYWMTMGFSVIELVGLLGSLVASLLLIISFWAFKKWFLAGKGKMVLAIVIAAVGLAIGMSLLNYFILMPVYMNVAGFKLSISLPKLVLIGILPFNLIKGVVDGTLLVLIYGRLKGWMERR; the protein is encoded by the coding sequence GTGAAAACAAATAACCAAGAACTAAAACGCATGGTGATTATTGCGATGTTAAGTGCGATTGCCTATCTCTTAATGTTTGTTTCGTTTCCAATCCTACCGTATGTCCCTTTTTTAAAACTAGATTTTTCTGATGTGCCAATTTTGCTGGGGCTTTTTATGCTCGGTCCCGTAGGTGCAATTGAAATTACCATTTTGAAATTATTTCTCTACTGGATGACGATGGGCTTTTCTGTAATTGAATTAGTGGGATTACTCGGTTCACTTGTCGCTTCACTATTACTAATCATCAGTTTTTGGGCATTCAAGAAATGGTTTTTAGCTGGCAAGGGAAAAATGGTATTGGCAATTGTGATTGCTGCCGTTGGATTGGCCATCGGGATGAGTTTATTAAATTACTTCATTCTAATGCCAGTTTATATGAACGTAGCCGGCTTTAAGCTCTCCATTTCTCTGCCAAAACTAGTTTTAATTGGGATCCTCCCGTTCAACCTGATTAAGGGGGTAGTCGATGGAACGCTGTTGGTTCTGATTTACGGCCGACTGAAGGGGTGGATGGAACGACGTTAA
- the xerD gene encoding site-specific tyrosine recombinase XerD: MNDDLENYLHYLVVERGLAANSVQSYRQDLTQFIDYLQQQHLTSWGAIDQFTVLSYLEREKKAGKARNSVIHSVSSLRKFFQYLMRMKVITVDPMQKIATPKRGTHLPSVLTDQEVQRLLAVPDVQKKLGLRDRAILEVLYATGLRVSELVNLKLQDLHLEMHLIQTLGKGNKERIVPIDDVAIEWLMRYLDTARSELLKQTANAYVFLNAHGHQLSRQSVWKMLKQTAVAAGIQKNITPHTLRHTFATHLLENGADLRTVQELLGHADISTTQIYTHVSHEHLTREYQKYHPRA; encoded by the coding sequence ATGAATGATGATTTGGAAAACTACCTGCACTACTTAGTGGTGGAGCGGGGGTTAGCTGCTAACTCAGTTCAAAGTTACCGTCAGGATTTAACTCAGTTTATTGACTACTTGCAACAACAGCATCTGACCAGTTGGGGAGCAATTGATCAGTTTACCGTCCTGAGTTATTTAGAGCGGGAGAAAAAGGCCGGAAAAGCGCGAAACTCAGTCATTCACAGTGTTTCATCGTTACGAAAATTTTTCCAATATTTGATGAGGATGAAAGTGATTACGGTTGACCCGATGCAAAAAATTGCGACGCCCAAACGCGGGACGCATTTACCGTCCGTTTTAACCGATCAAGAGGTGCAACGCTTACTGGCGGTTCCCGACGTACAAAAAAAGTTAGGGTTGCGGGATCGTGCCATCTTAGAAGTTTTATATGCAACCGGCTTGCGGGTTTCTGAGTTAGTGAACCTGAAACTGCAAGATTTACACTTGGAAATGCACTTAATTCAAACCCTGGGGAAGGGGAACAAGGAACGAATTGTTCCGATTGATGATGTGGCCATTGAGTGGTTGATGCGTTATTTAGATACGGCACGGTCAGAATTGTTAAAACAGACCGCGAATGCGTATGTCTTCTTAAACGCCCACGGTCACCAATTAAGCCGACAAAGTGTGTGGAAAATGTTAAAACAAACGGCAGTAGCAGCCGGGATTCAAAAAAACATCACGCCCCACACACTGCGCCATACTTTTGCCACGCATTTACTGGAGAACGGAGCTGACTTACGGACCGTTCAAGAATTACTGGGTCATGCTGATATTTCTACCACCCAAATCTATACTCACGTTTCGCACGAGCATTTAACGCGCGAATACCAAAAGTACCACCCACGTGCGTAA
- a CDS encoding pseudouridine synthase, whose protein sequence is MKERLQKVMAHAGIASRRASEKLIETGHVRVNGKVVTTLGTTVTDADQIEVNHKPIHREAPVYFLFNKPRGVITSASDEKKRKTVLDYFKHQVTERIYPVGRLDYDTTGALLVTNDGKLDYLLTHPKHEIPKTYLAKVTGIPDAADFQRLQTGVKLDDHHTSAPAEVRLVKKMGTDGQNALMELTIHEGRNHEVKKMFQAVGHPVEKLKRTVFAGLKLADLEPGQWRPLNKREVRDLLELAKGELPRENK, encoded by the coding sequence ATGAAAGAAAGATTACAAAAAGTAATGGCTCACGCAGGAATTGCATCGCGTCGGGCAAGTGAAAAATTGATTGAAACTGGTCATGTGCGAGTAAATGGCAAAGTGGTAACCACTTTAGGGACGACGGTCACGGATGCCGATCAAATTGAGGTTAATCATAAACCGATTCACAGAGAAGCCCCGGTCTATTTTTTATTCAATAAACCACGGGGTGTGATTACTTCTGCATCAGATGAAAAAAAACGCAAAACCGTCTTGGATTATTTTAAACATCAGGTTACAGAACGAATCTATCCGGTCGGACGTTTGGATTACGATACGACTGGAGCGTTGTTAGTAACCAACGATGGAAAGCTGGATTACCTCTTAACTCATCCCAAACATGAGATTCCCAAAACCTATCTAGCCAAGGTGACTGGCATCCCAGATGCAGCTGATTTTCAACGCTTGCAAACGGGAGTGAAGTTAGATGATCACCATACCAGTGCTCCCGCTGAAGTGCGCTTAGTTAAGAAAATGGGGACGGATGGACAAAACGCGTTAATGGAACTAACCATTCACGAAGGCCGGAATCACGAAGTTAAAAAAATGTTCCAAGCGGTGGGGCATCCAGTGGAAAAATTAAAGCGGACCGTTTTTGCCGGACTAAAACTTGCTGACTTAGAACCCGGTCAGTGGCGTCCCCTTAATAAACGAGAGGTTCGTGATTTACTAGAACTAGCGAAGGGAGAACTACCTCGTGAAAACAAATAA
- a CDS encoding segregation and condensation protein A gives MSNATLKIHLTDFDGPLELLLHLIKDSEMDIYDINIKEITDQYFKYLQKMKETQLEVAGEFFVMAAKLMHIKSQWLLAEEIDDDQEEEDPRADLVEQLLEYKRYQQASHRLQKRERQQQKLHTIIPSRRNQDVEIAAHEFEVMVLQNAWQRIIRRKRQVNVGPLNQIEEWRFSLADQAAFIIDQVQQNPTQPLFFSQLFSPRSEPEEIVTDFLAVLTLAKQQVVRITQTQGKTNFIIESRKNKHVN, from the coding sequence ATGAGTAATGCTACCCTGAAGATTCATTTGACTGATTTTGATGGCCCGCTAGAACTATTGTTACATCTTATTAAAGATTCCGAGATGGATATCTATGACATCAACATTAAAGAGATTACGGACCAGTATTTTAAGTACCTGCAGAAGATGAAGGAAACCCAGTTGGAAGTGGCCGGCGAATTCTTTGTGATGGCAGCCAAATTGATGCACATAAAGTCGCAATGGCTGTTGGCAGAAGAAATTGATGATGATCAAGAGGAGGAAGATCCGCGTGCTGATTTAGTGGAGCAATTACTGGAATATAAGCGCTACCAGCAGGCGTCACATAGACTCCAGAAACGAGAGCGCCAACAACAAAAGTTGCATACCATTATACCTTCACGCCGGAATCAGGACGTAGAAATTGCAGCGCATGAGTTTGAAGTGATGGTACTGCAGAATGCCTGGCAACGGATTATCCGACGCAAGCGCCAAGTTAATGTGGGGCCATTGAACCAAATTGAAGAATGGCGGTTTAGTCTTGCAGATCAGGCTGCTTTTATTATTGACCAAGTGCAACAAAATCCGACCCAACCATTGTTTTTTTCCCAATTATTCAGTCCACGGTCAGAACCAGAAGAAATTGTGACGGACTTTCTGGCCGTTTTGACCTTGGCCAAGCAACAAGTGGTTCGGATTACTCAGACTCAGGGAAAGACCAATTTTATCATTGAAAGTAGGAAAAATAAGCATGTCAATTAG
- a CDS encoding helix-turn-helix domain-containing protein has product MASLNQDLALLLLDAKQWRRPRSLASLAKGKRTVSTLYWGLRHQQLGYLGISRYLDVAQLDFRALQQRHLIAIENERYRLTQTGQAQQQQLRSQLVLDWQARFQTVDLIRLKQRLLLLVQVVSEFQHHQAHYFVVRTPLREQQWVKSYFKQLRQSQRYQLVGSDLTVYLETLPDQTAQVLGQELVGYQNNGLTRDQIAISVQQNSLAVAFFELSALGKLVDWCQRHPHSVLAPLCQGLARPLISKNALRTLNLYQATKSLEVVAHTQRIRQSTVQEHLLETAIYLPMAQFPYVDFTSKDQVKQLIAQWGPDVDTWQFQTRPDEHLTFLQFRLIQIWLTKEQQGESSDGEPN; this is encoded by the coding sequence ATGGCAAGCTTAAACCAGGATTTGGCTCTCCTGTTATTGGATGCAAAGCAGTGGCGGCGTCCCCGTTCTCTGGCGAGTTTGGCGAAGGGCAAGCGGACGGTTTCCACTTTATACTGGGGTTTACGACATCAGCAACTCGGGTACCTAGGAATTTCCCGCTATTTAGATGTAGCCCAGTTAGACTTTCGTGCCTTACAACAACGTCACCTGATTGCAATTGAAAATGAACGTTATCGGTTAACGCAGACAGGACAGGCACAGCAACAACAGCTACGCTCCCAATTAGTACTTGACTGGCAAGCACGTTTTCAAACCGTTGATTTAATTCGTTTGAAGCAACGTTTGCTACTGTTGGTTCAGGTAGTTTCTGAATTTCAACACCACCAAGCGCATTATTTTGTGGTGCGCACCCCCTTACGTGAGCAACAGTGGGTTAAAAGTTACTTTAAGCAATTGCGACAGTCCCAGCGTTATCAACTGGTGGGTTCGGATTTAACTGTTTATCTAGAAACGTTACCTGACCAAACTGCCCAGGTTTTAGGACAGGAACTGGTTGGGTATCAAAATAACGGATTGACCCGCGATCAGATTGCTATTTCCGTGCAGCAAAACTCACTGGCAGTGGCTTTTTTCGAGTTAAGTGCATTAGGCAAATTGGTGGACTGGTGCCAGCGCCATCCCCATTCCGTTTTGGCTCCGTTATGTCAGGGATTAGCACGACCATTGATTAGTAAAAATGCGTTGCGCACTCTGAATTTGTATCAAGCAACTAAATCCTTGGAGGTGGTGGCGCACACTCAACGAATTCGACAATCAACGGTACAAGAGCATCTTTTAGAAACAGCGATTTATTTACCGATGGCACAGTTTCCGTATGTAGATTTCACTAGCAAGGATCAGGTTAAGCAATTGATTGCGCAATGGGGTCCAGATGTTGATACATGGCAATTTCAAACTCGACCGGATGAGCACTTAACTTTCCTTCAATTCCGTCTAATTCAAATTTGGTTAACTAAAGAACAACAAGGAGAATCCAGCGATGGAGAACCTAACTAA
- the scpB gene encoding SMC-Scp complex subunit ScpB: MSISAQLEALIYAAGASGIEIKQLAQISQLSMAVVRENVVKLVEASSAADYGLVIQQNGDLVTMSTKPEYDQAVRKVLNDDDSLLTPAMLETLTIVAYQQPITRLQVDEVRGVNSSVSLKNLQSLGLIIIAGQADEPGTPNLYRTTDLFLRAFGLTDLQQLPPLPVEQPTSDGAMYPARNDDEGEPE, translated from the coding sequence ATGTCAATTAGTGCGCAATTAGAAGCCTTAATTTATGCCGCGGGAGCCAGTGGAATTGAAATTAAGCAATTGGCACAAATTAGTCAATTGTCTATGGCTGTGGTACGAGAAAACGTGGTTAAGTTGGTCGAAGCTAGCTCCGCTGCTGATTACGGCTTAGTGATTCAGCAAAACGGCGACTTAGTAACTATGAGCACCAAACCGGAATATGATCAAGCGGTACGAAAGGTGCTTAACGATGATGATTCCCTGTTAACCCCAGCTATGTTGGAAACCTTAACCATCGTTGCCTACCAACAACCGATAACACGTTTGCAGGTTGATGAGGTTCGAGGAGTTAATAGTTCCGTTTCGCTGAAGAACTTACAGAGTCTGGGATTAATTATCATCGCGGGGCAGGCGGATGAACCAGGAACCCCGAACTTATACCGTACCACGGACCTATTTTTGCGGGCCTTTGGATTAACTGATTTGCAACAATTACCGCCCCTACCAGTTGAGCAACCGACTAGTGATGGAGCAATGTATCCAGCTAGAAATGATGACGAAGGAGAACCAGAATGA
- a CDS encoding LysM peptidoglycan-binding domain-containing protein, with protein sequence MDKRDNPDQAGQPWEQSFDEEPTAAADNSELNGGKKEKKSDKNLSRMARRKRQGNIKVIVTILISVVVLIALFALAFGMSQQKNLNNSKQAETKTTKQATKKKTKKEPKKKKITKEETADTDNSNDATQQEPSANQSDTTSSTTVPSGQTTTTNQNGTAKNTQVNPNNTNDKPANSDTNTNSSASSNDYIVVQRHEGLYRVAQNAGISMQKLEQLNGLTSQSVIVPGQKLRIR encoded by the coding sequence TTGGATAAACGAGATAATCCAGATCAAGCTGGACAACCGTGGGAACAGTCATTTGACGAGGAACCGACTGCTGCGGCAGATAATTCAGAATTAAATGGGGGGAAAAAGGAGAAAAAGTCAGACAAAAATTTGTCGCGAATGGCCCGGAGAAAACGACAAGGTAACATTAAGGTCATTGTGACGATTTTGATTTCCGTGGTGGTATTAATCGCGTTGTTTGCGTTGGCCTTTGGGATGTCTCAGCAAAAGAACTTGAATAATTCTAAACAAGCTGAAACCAAAACCACTAAGCAAGCAACTAAGAAAAAGACGAAAAAAGAACCAAAGAAAAAGAAAATCACTAAGGAAGAAACGGCGGATACTGATAATTCAAATGATGCTACGCAACAGGAACCCAGTGCAAATCAGTCAGACACGACTAGTTCTACTACAGTTCCATCTGGTCAAACCACAACTACTAACCAAAACGGCACCGCTAAGAATACTCAAGTGAATCCAAATAACACAAATGATAAGCCGGCGAATTCGGATACAAACACGAACTCAAGTGCAAGTTCGAATGATTACATTGTGGTTCAAAGACACGAAGGGCTGTACCGGGTTGCGCAGAATGCCGGGATTAGTATGCAAAAATTAGAGCAACTTAACGGTCTTACGTCACAAAGCGTAATCGTGCCAGGACAAAAATTAAGAATTAGATAG
- a CDS encoding RecQ family ATP-dependent DNA helicase, with protein MENLTKILQTRFGFQRFRPGQEAALKHLLAEESVLAVLPTGAGKTLIYQMYGAVTDRPVIIVSPLLSLMTDQVERMQAEGEKRVVAFNSQQNWSERQRALDQLAQYRFIFVSPESLANLDLVQRLAQINPGLFVIDEAHCISQWAVDFRPDYLDLGQHWQTLGQPQLLLLTATASPRIQSDILQKLQVHNIARVILDVDRPNIFLAEQTLETEIDKQAFLVDFFKHTPGPAIIYFSSKKMANQMAATLQAETELNVAAYHADLDTETRFKVQHQFMDDQLQVICATSAFGMGIDKANIRIIIHYHLPQDLESYLQEIGRAGRDGKQSLALLLYTPGDETLALNLIDHSLPTEATLSMYTQQPQQLNEQMRKLIQYYGRHQVSHDQMLAIFQAERKRKEAALLKVVQYVLTTGCRRERLLSNFSNQLQDKPQWCCDFDQPDWTIAALKLETPRVLKPNLMKDWHQIIAELFEADGNML; from the coding sequence ATGGAGAACCTAACTAAGATATTGCAAACGCGTTTTGGATTTCAAAGATTTCGGCCGGGACAAGAAGCTGCTTTAAAGCACTTATTAGCCGAAGAATCCGTGTTGGCAGTTTTACCCACAGGAGCTGGTAAAACGTTAATTTATCAAATGTATGGGGCGGTTACTGACCGTCCCGTCATTATTGTTTCACCCTTGTTGTCTTTGATGACTGATCAAGTGGAACGAATGCAGGCGGAGGGTGAAAAACGGGTCGTTGCATTTAACTCCCAACAAAATTGGTCAGAACGACAACGAGCGTTAGATCAGTTAGCACAGTATCGATTTATTTTTGTTTCTCCCGAAAGTTTGGCTAATTTAGATTTGGTGCAGCGGTTAGCTCAAATTAATCCCGGCTTATTCGTAATTGACGAAGCTCATTGCATTTCGCAGTGGGCCGTTGACTTTCGGCCAGATTATTTAGATTTAGGTCAACATTGGCAAACACTAGGGCAACCGCAGCTTTTACTTCTAACGGCGACTGCTTCGCCTAGGATTCAAAGTGACATTTTGCAAAAGTTACAAGTTCATAACATAGCTCGGGTTATTTTGGATGTGGATCGGCCTAACATTTTTTTGGCCGAGCAGACTCTTGAGACGGAAATCGATAAGCAAGCATTTTTGGTGGACTTTTTCAAACATACACCGGGACCGGCCATTATTTATTTTTCCAGTAAAAAAATGGCCAACCAGATGGCCGCTACATTACAAGCAGAAACGGAGTTAAACGTAGCTGCTTATCATGCTGACTTAGACACAGAGACGCGGTTTAAAGTCCAGCATCAGTTCATGGACGATCAGCTCCAGGTAATTTGTGCGACCTCAGCCTTTGGGATGGGGATCGATAAAGCTAACATTCGCATTATCATTCATTATCACCTGCCTCAGGACTTAGAAAGCTATCTGCAAGAAATTGGCCGGGCTGGGCGGGATGGTAAACAAAGTTTAGCGTTATTACTCTATACGCCTGGGGATGAAACTCTAGCGTTGAATCTTATTGATCATTCTTTGCCCACAGAAGCCACGCTGTCCATGTATACGCAGCAACCGCAGCAACTGAATGAGCAAATGCGAAAGTTGATTCAATATTATGGGCGACACCAAGTAAGTCATGATCAGATGTTAGCCATCTTTCAAGCAGAACGAAAACGGAAGGAAGCGGCCCTTCTGAAGGTAGTGCAGTATGTTTTAACTACTGGTTGTCGGCGTGAACGATTATTGAGCAATTTTTCTAACCAACTTCAGGATAAACCACAGTGGTGTTGTGATTTTGATCAACCAGATTGGACCATAGCTGCATTAAAATTAGAAACACCACGGGTACTGAAACCAAATTTAATGAAAGATTGGCACCAAATTATTGCCGAATTATTTGAAGCAGATGGTAACATGCTATAA
- a CDS encoding S1 RNA-binding domain-containing protein: MNDAIGTMITTTVTDENEQEYFVQKDGLTYSLAKAEIKKPLKLGSTFRGFAYENENHALRITREVPAIGFDRYGWGKVVNKKFGLGVFVDMGLPDKDLAVSMDDLPALRALWPDVGYQLLVALKRDRKGRLWGELADDEVFKAISQPAGNPKLKNRMLQARVINPKKMGTQVLTDQYHLGFIDKSEEEQEPRLGELVSARVIGLRPNKTLYLSMRPRAYEAINDDAEMIYRTLTMRADHSLPYNDHSDPDAIKAYFGISKGQFKRAIGHLFKAKQITITTDGIQLVEPDHE; this comes from the coding sequence ATGAATGATGCAATTGGAACCATGATTACCACTACGGTAACCGATGAAAATGAGCAAGAGTATTTTGTGCAAAAGGATGGATTGACCTATTCTTTAGCCAAAGCAGAGATTAAAAAGCCGCTGAAACTGGGCAGTACCTTTCGGGGGTTTGCTTACGAAAATGAGAATCATGCCTTACGGATTACGCGTGAAGTACCGGCCATCGGCTTTGATCGTTACGGCTGGGGGAAGGTCGTGAATAAAAAGTTTGGCCTAGGCGTGTTCGTTGATATGGGGCTTCCCGATAAAGACTTAGCCGTTTCCATGGATGATCTGCCCGCCCTGCGTGCTTTGTGGCCAGACGTGGGCTATCAATTGTTAGTAGCCTTAAAGCGAGATCGCAAGGGTCGCTTGTGGGGCGAATTGGCAGACGACGAGGTCTTTAAAGCCATTTCGCAACCCGCCGGGAACCCGAAATTAAAGAACCGGATGCTTCAAGCCCGTGTGATTAATCCGAAAAAAATGGGAACGCAGGTTTTAACCGACCAGTATCATCTGGGTTTTATTGATAAGTCAGAAGAGGAACAAGAACCGCGTCTAGGTGAATTAGTTTCAGCCCGGGTGATTGGCTTGCGGCCCAACAAAACGTTGTATTTATCAATGCGTCCTCGTGCTTACGAAGCAATTAACGATGATGCCGAAATGATTTATCGGACGCTAACCATGCGCGCGGATCATTCTTTGCCTTACAACGATCATAGTGATCCGGATGCCATCAAAGCTTACTTCGGGATTAGTAAGGGGCAGTTCAAACGGGCCATTGGTCACCTTTTTAAAGCTAAGCAAATTACCATCACTACGGATGGCATTCAACTGGTGGAACCAGATCATGAATGA
- a CDS encoding riboflavin biosynthesis protein RibT, translated as MLYKYQPENEKVVMGILTMSQRSHQIEFLQEEIQWYEDGANRNLYLWKDQFNNWAGVIGIEENPQWLLMRKMILTPDADTYFNAFRVLDNLKTLYPNQHIIGTLHNQEVITRWERNNE; from the coding sequence ATGTTATATAAATATCAACCCGAAAATGAAAAGGTCGTTATGGGCATTTTGACGATGTCACAGCGCTCCCATCAGATTGAATTTTTGCAAGAAGAAATCCAGTGGTATGAGGACGGAGCTAATCGAAATTTGTACCTCTGGAAGGACCAATTTAATAATTGGGCAGGCGTCATTGGGATTGAGGAAAATCCGCAGTGGCTGTTGATGCGTAAAATGATTTTAACGCCGGATGCTGATACTTATTTTAATGCCTTCCGGGTGCTTGATAATTTAAAGACGCTGTACCCGAACCAACACATCATAGGAACCTTGCATAATCAAGAGGTGATTACACGGTGGGAGCGAAACAATGAGTAA